From a single Sphingobium lignivorans genomic region:
- a CDS encoding amidohydrolase family protein has product MIIDCHGHVSAPVELWAYKASLLAHRGSHGRGGVKVTDEQIIAAAHHKETWPDGHIELLHNHGTDMQLISPRPFQMMNSAKPARVVHWFCEEVNTLIHRQCTLIPEMFIPVAGLPQVAGEPIENVFAEMDRCVAMGFKGFLLNPDPYENGAEEAPPLGDRYWYPLYEKLCELDLPAHIHATGSQSERTPYSLHFINEETIATYNLCTSSVFDDFPQLKVVVSHGGGAIPYQLGRFESQSRRSKHLFSERMAKLYFDTVLYTEGALRLLIETVGPERCLFGSECPGVGSTIDPATGKQMDHIAPFIQKFDFLSDADKKLIFEDNARKVFNLEV; this is encoded by the coding sequence ATGATCATCGACTGCCATGGTCACGTCAGCGCTCCGGTGGAGCTTTGGGCCTATAAGGCGAGCCTGCTCGCGCATCGCGGCTCGCACGGGCGCGGGGGCGTCAAGGTGACGGACGAGCAGATCATTGCCGCCGCGCATCACAAGGAGACCTGGCCGGACGGGCACATCGAACTGCTGCACAATCACGGTACGGACATGCAGCTCATCTCGCCGCGCCCGTTCCAGATGATGAACTCGGCCAAGCCCGCGCGCGTCGTCCACTGGTTCTGCGAGGAGGTGAACACCCTCATCCACCGCCAGTGCACGCTGATCCCGGAGATGTTCATACCGGTCGCTGGCCTGCCGCAGGTGGCGGGCGAGCCCATCGAGAATGTGTTTGCGGAGATGGACCGCTGCGTCGCCATGGGCTTCAAGGGCTTCCTGCTCAATCCGGACCCCTATGAGAATGGCGCCGAGGAAGCCCCGCCGCTGGGCGACCGCTACTGGTATCCGCTCTATGAGAAGCTGTGCGAGCTGGACCTGCCCGCGCATATCCACGCCACCGGATCGCAATCCGAGCGGACGCCTTATTCGCTGCACTTCATCAATGAAGAGACGATCGCCACCTATAACCTCTGCACCTCTTCGGTGTTCGATGATTTTCCGCAGCTCAAGGTGGTGGTGAGCCATGGCGGCGGCGCCATCCCCTATCAGCTCGGCCGCTTCGAATCCCAGTCGCGCCGCAGCAAGCACCTCTTCTCCGAGCGCATGGCCAAGCTCTATTTCGATACCGTGCTCTACACCGAAGGCGCCTTGCGCCTGCTCATCGAGACCGTCGGCCCCGAGCGCTGCCTGTTCGGCTCCGAATGTCCCGGCGTGGGCTCCACCATCGATCCCGCCACCGGCAAGCAGATGGACCACATCGCGCCCTTCATCCAGAAATTCGACTTCCTGAGCGACGCCGACAAGAAGCTGATCTTCGAGGATAATGCGCGGAAGGTGTTTAATTTGGAGGTTTGA
- a CDS encoding Zn-ribbon domain-containing OB-fold protein has protein sequence MTDINDLLSIDRPLPPERSFSRPFWEASREKRLLVQYDKVAGAYQFYPRPTSIYTGRRDNLEWREVSGRGVLFSHTIVRRARPPFRDHEPYVLAMVTLDEGVNVMSNIIHCAEEDLRPGLRVKPYWHPLPDGRHLLLFQPDT, from the coding sequence ATGACCGACATCAATGACCTGCTCTCGATCGATCGGCCGCTGCCCCCCGAGCGGAGCTTTTCACGCCCCTTCTGGGAAGCCAGCCGGGAAAAGCGGCTGCTCGTCCAGTATGACAAGGTCGCCGGCGCCTATCAGTTCTATCCGCGCCCGACGAGCATCTACACGGGCCGGCGGGACAATCTGGAGTGGCGGGAAGTGTCCGGGCGCGGCGTGCTCTTCAGCCACACGATCGTGCGGCGTGCCCGCCCGCCCTTCCGCGATCATGAGCCCTATGTGCTGGCCATGGTGACGCTGGACGAGGGCGTGAACGTGATGAGCAACATCATCCATTGTGCCGAAGAGGATCTCAGGCCCGGCCTTCGCGTGAAGCCCTACTGGCATCCGCTGCCGGACGGTCGGCACCTGCTCCTGTTCCAGCCCGACACATGA
- a CDS encoding MFS transporter → MATNLAPDGKLATGIHYPGWWVVAAGFVIFFLSFGGPTYSLSLLYNEVVAEFGWTRAQATGIYAWKGVTGAVVAIFLIGPAVQRFGLKPVFLTVLVIQALGFFTFLNVTSITTYFLAGFLIGLGQGAVLLCIKLMVARWFMRNVGFASAMALIGGSAGGVVFPIVIASLLPDLGWRTTYALIGVAILAISVPLVMFVKQNPSEEDLLPESLSSKGVPPSPALTAATRAADIPVTYGELIRKPMFWGITIGVFIIAGVDQGLFQNMQLYFVQEVGLSRETAAWLLSLTSLIGLFSKFVAGKFFDVFSVKGISAWYLLIAVMVLLAFPVSSLSTAIIFTCALGLAHGGLVCEGPVLAKHVFGPRNMDKVLPIVTGCFALGSSVGPVTLAYIYDTTGHYSWGFGLFSALAVFAAFLLTFVRPLYRDRLRTATAKIPD, encoded by the coding sequence ATGGCAACCAATCTCGCGCCGGACGGCAAGCTTGCCACCGGCATTCACTATCCCGGCTGGTGGGTCGTCGCGGCGGGCTTCGTCATTTTCTTCCTGTCGTTCGGCGGGCCCACTTACTCGCTGTCGCTCCTCTATAACGAGGTCGTGGCGGAGTTCGGATGGACCCGTGCGCAGGCGACCGGCATCTATGCCTGGAAAGGGGTGACCGGCGCTGTCGTCGCCATCTTTCTGATCGGGCCCGCAGTGCAACGCTTCGGCCTGAAGCCGGTGTTCCTGACCGTGCTCGTTATCCAGGCGCTGGGGTTCTTCACCTTTCTCAACGTGACCTCCATCACCACCTATTTTCTGGCCGGTTTTCTGATCGGTCTGGGCCAGGGAGCCGTGCTGCTCTGCATCAAGCTGATGGTGGCACGCTGGTTCATGCGCAATGTCGGCTTTGCGAGCGCCATGGCGTTGATCGGCGGCAGCGCGGGCGGCGTCGTCTTCCCCATCGTGATCGCCTCCCTACTGCCGGACCTGGGCTGGCGCACGACCTATGCCCTGATCGGCGTCGCCATCCTCGCGATCTCGGTGCCTCTCGTCATGTTCGTCAAGCAGAACCCGAGCGAGGAGGACCTGCTCCCTGAAAGCCTTTCTTCCAAGGGCGTTCCGCCCAGTCCCGCGCTGACCGCAGCGACGCGCGCGGCGGACATTCCGGTGACCTATGGCGAGCTGATCCGCAAGCCGATGTTCTGGGGCATCACCATCGGCGTGTTCATCATCGCCGGCGTGGACCAGGGACTGTTCCAGAATATGCAGCTCTACTTCGTGCAGGAGGTGGGCCTCAGCCGGGAGACCGCCGCCTGGCTGCTCTCGCTGACGTCGCTTATCGGCCTCTTCTCGAAATTCGTGGCCGGCAAGTTCTTCGATGTCTTCTCGGTCAAGGGCATCTCGGCCTGGTATCTGCTCATTGCCGTGATGGTCCTGCTGGCATTTCCGGTGTCCAGCCTCTCCACCGCCATCATCTTCACCTGTGCGCTGGGGCTCGCCCATGGCGGCCTCGTGTGCGAGGGGCCAGTGCTGGCCAAGCATGTGTTCGGCCCGCGCAACATGGACAAGGTACTGCCCATCGTGACGGGGTGCTTTGCGCTCGGTTCCTCGGTGGGGCCGGTCACGCTGGCCTATATCTACGACACGACCGGCCATTACAGCTGGGGCTTCGGGCTGTTCTCCGCGCTGGCGGTATTCGCGGCCTTTCTGCTGACGTTCGTCCGCCCGCTCTACCGGGACAGGCTGCGCACCGCGACCGCTAAAATCCCGGACTGA
- a CDS encoding alpha/beta hydrolase, with protein sequence MIADIPYRHLAGWQGMLDIHLPAGDGPHPALLYLHGGGWRMGDKTAVAAHAPFWSAMGLAVVSASYRLADEAPAPAAFEDAAAALDWLGDEGAAYGIDTTRLLIGGHSAGATLALAVAYTHARQPRAALAWSAHADLAAYHDERKRAGEPVAWLAASADPNGLARALSPQALARPGLPSTLLVHSDRDPRVPYAAAARLAASLSGHGVCAELVTMRSDHHLPKDHPPDEIARAHARTRAFLHRVGLIGEAVPHPAEAG encoded by the coding sequence ATGATCGCGGACATTCCCTATCGGCACCTCGCGGGCTGGCAGGGAATGCTGGATATCCATCTGCCCGCTGGCGATGGTCCGCATCCGGCGCTGCTCTACCTCCATGGCGGCGGCTGGCGCATGGGCGACAAGACGGCCGTCGCCGCGCACGCGCCTTTCTGGTCCGCCATGGGCCTGGCCGTCGTCTCGGCCAGCTATCGACTTGCGGATGAAGCGCCAGCACCCGCCGCGTTCGAGGATGCGGCTGCTGCGCTGGACTGGCTGGGCGACGAGGGCGCTGCCTATGGGATCGATACAACCCGCTTGCTGATCGGCGGTCATTCGGCGGGCGCCACGCTTGCCCTGGCGGTCGCCTACACGCATGCGCGGCAACCCCGCGCGGCGCTGGCCTGGAGCGCCCATGCCGATCTCGCCGCTTATCATGACGAGCGCAAGCGCGCCGGCGAGCCGGTGGCATGGCTGGCGGCTTCGGCGGACCCGAATGGCCTTGCGCGGGCGCTGTCTCCCCAGGCCCTCGCGCGGCCGGGACTGCCGTCCACGCTGCTGGTCCATAGCGATCGCGATCCGCGCGTCCCTTATGCCGCGGCTGCGCGGTTGGCGGCAAGCCTCTCGGGACATGGCGTCTGCGCGGAACTCGTGACGATGCGCAGCGATCATCATTTGCCCAAGGATCATCCGCCGGACGAGATCGCCCGCGCTCATGCCCGCACCCGGGCGTTTCTCCACAGGGTCGGGTTGATCGGCGAAGCGGTTCCTCATCCGGCGGAAGCTGGTTAG
- a CDS encoding protocatechuate 3,4-dioxygenase — MAEIVLGMWTSHGPTLSTTPEQWTLRVSADLKRKHPFRGEEYSFEELVSLRSEEKLAEACSLPERERRAAGCQSAIADMADRFSAAKIDVAVIMGNDQRELFLEDVTPAITVYLGETIWDQPATPQQAARMPPGIHEAEWGHSPPERREYPCQPDLGMHVCKSLVPQGFDLAVSKKLPEPAGHWSSGAPHSLGFIYRQIMRDQVVPNLPIIINTFFPPNQPTARRCFELGRAVGKAIRSWKEDLRVGVFGSGGMSHFVIDEDFDRMFFEALRTRDAETLCAIEDKHLQSGTSELKTWIAAAGALFDTDLKGDVVGYEPCYRSEAGTGTANGFVAWQ; from the coding sequence ATGGCGGAAATCGTGCTGGGTATGTGGACGTCGCACGGGCCGACCCTGTCCACCACGCCGGAGCAATGGACGCTCCGGGTTTCCGCGGATCTGAAGCGGAAGCACCCGTTCCGTGGCGAGGAATACAGCTTCGAGGAACTGGTCTCGCTGCGCAGCGAAGAGAAGCTGGCGGAGGCCTGCTCCCTTCCCGAGCGCGAGCGACGCGCGGCCGGGTGCCAGAGCGCGATCGCCGACATGGCCGACCGTTTTTCCGCCGCGAAGATCGACGTCGCGGTTATCATGGGCAACGACCAGCGCGAGCTGTTCCTCGAGGATGTTACCCCGGCCATCACTGTCTATCTCGGCGAGACGATCTGGGACCAGCCGGCCACGCCCCAGCAGGCCGCGCGGATGCCGCCGGGCATTCACGAGGCGGAATGGGGGCATAGCCCGCCCGAGCGGCGGGAATATCCCTGCCAGCCCGATCTCGGCATGCATGTGTGCAAATCCCTGGTGCCCCAGGGCTTCGATCTCGCCGTCTCCAAGAAGCTGCCCGAGCCGGCCGGGCACTGGTCGAGTGGCGCGCCGCATTCGCTCGGCTTCATCTACCGCCAGATCATGCGGGACCAGGTGGTGCCCAACCTGCCGATCATCATCAACACCTTCTTCCCGCCGAACCAGCCGACCGCCCGGCGCTGCTTCGAGCTTGGGCGCGCGGTGGGCAAGGCGATCCGGAGTTGGAAAGAGGACCTGCGTGTCGGGGTGTTCGGCTCGGGCGGGATGAGCCACTTCGTCATCGACGAGGATTTCGACCGCATGTTCTTCGAGGCGCTGCGCACGCGCGACGCGGAGACGCTCTGCGCCATCGAGGACAAGCATCTGCAGTCCGGCACGTCTGAACTCAAGACCTGGATCGCGGCCGCCGGCGCGCTGTTCGACACGGACCTGAAGGGCGACGTGGTGGGCTATGAGCCCTGCTACCGCTCCGAAGCCGGGACCGGCACCGCCAACGGCTTCGTCGCCTGGCAATAA
- a CDS encoding thiolase C-terminal domain-containing protein: MALSDMAIVGYAETKIVLRSEVDVWELGAEILDSLLERTGFEKGEINGLILSSSSTGAGNIFWSQTTADQLAVELDFCQTVDIGGSSPVGTVARAAAAIDAGLCDTVLCLFADTAVAENNGRPRSYGAEWTTPYGYLGAPAAFGMLSRYYDDRFGLDARALGKLAVAQRAHAVLNENACEKLRKPITVDDYVHSRMINDPIRLLDCVMPCDGASGILITRRKTAEQRGLTRCAVPVGYGERTNVGAASAIVDPTLTGHREASERAFAQAGLRPAQIGSFHPYDDFIIAIMMQLEMLGFCAHGQGAAFIRETDFSFSGDLPLNTGGGQISAGQCGLAGGGTNLVEAVRQLFGEGGSRQVSDTAHALVTGIGGIPYGRNWNSSTVLILSSNA; this comes from the coding sequence CTGGGAGCTGGGTGCGGAAATCCTGGACTCGCTGCTGGAACGCACCGGTTTCGAGAAAGGGGAGATCAATGGATTGATCCTGTCCTCATCCTCGACCGGCGCGGGCAATATCTTCTGGTCGCAGACCACGGCCGACCAGCTCGCGGTCGAACTGGACTTCTGCCAGACGGTCGACATCGGCGGGAGCTCGCCGGTGGGTACGGTCGCGCGGGCCGCCGCCGCGATCGATGCGGGCCTTTGCGATACGGTGCTGTGCCTTTTTGCGGACACCGCCGTGGCGGAGAATAATGGCCGGCCGCGTTCCTATGGCGCGGAATGGACCACGCCTTATGGCTATCTCGGCGCGCCGGCCGCTTTCGGCATGCTGAGCCGCTACTATGATGATCGCTTCGGCCTCGATGCGCGCGCGCTGGGCAAGCTCGCGGTCGCGCAGCGTGCGCACGCGGTCCTCAACGAGAATGCCTGCGAGAAGCTGCGCAAGCCGATCACGGTCGACGATTATGTGCACTCGCGGATGATCAACGATCCGATCCGCCTGCTGGACTGCGTGATGCCCTGCGACGGGGCGAGCGGCATTCTCATCACGCGCCGCAAGACTGCCGAGCAGCGGGGCCTGACGCGCTGCGCCGTGCCGGTGGGCTATGGCGAGCGCACCAATGTCGGCGCGGCAAGCGCAATCGTCGATCCGACGCTGACCGGCCATCGCGAAGCCAGCGAGCGTGCGTTCGCACAGGCCGGATTGCGCCCGGCGCAGATCGGCTCCTTCCATCCCTATGACGACTTCATCATCGCCATCATGATGCAGCTCGAGATGCTCGGCTTCTGCGCGCACGGGCAGGGCGCAGCCTTCATCCGGGAAACGGACTTCAGCTTCTCGGGCGATCTTCCGCTGAATACGGGTGGCGGGCAGATCTCCGCCGGCCAGTGCGGGCTCGCGGGTGGGGGCACCAATCTGGTCGAGGCTGTGCGGCAGCTTTTCGGGGAAGGTGGCAGCCGGCAGGTCAGTGATACGGCTCATGCGCTGGTCACCGGGATCGGCGGCATTCCTTACGGCCGAAACTGGAACAGCAGCACCGTGCTGATCCTCTCTTCCAATGCATGA
- a CDS encoding RraA family protein, whose protein sequence is MSEDANVARAAALDTATLSDALDRLGIVGQCYKIAGRDPDFRMAGRAYTMLCGPASTPPGTVGDYIDDVPPGHVVVIDNGGRDDATIWGDILTEIAHRRGLAGTVIDGISRDVSLCRALGYPVFSKGHWMRTGKDRVQVEVTNCPVNIGGARVAPGDILRGDPDGVIVIPQAHEDAVLDAAEEIHAAEESIRAACRTGMRLDEARKQFKYHSLQTRQK, encoded by the coding sequence ATGAGTGAAGACGCCAACGTCGCGCGCGCCGCCGCGCTCGACACTGCAACGCTCAGTGATGCGCTCGATCGGCTCGGCATTGTCGGCCAGTGCTACAAGATCGCGGGGCGCGACCCGGACTTCCGCATGGCAGGGCGCGCCTACACCATGCTTTGCGGCCCGGCCTCGACGCCGCCCGGCACGGTCGGCGATTATATCGATGACGTGCCCCCCGGCCATGTCGTGGTGATCGACAATGGCGGGCGGGACGATGCCACCATCTGGGGCGATATCCTGACCGAGATCGCGCATCGCCGCGGCCTTGCCGGCACGGTGATCGACGGCATCAGCCGCGATGTCTCGCTGTGCCGGGCGCTCGGCTATCCGGTGTTCAGCAAGGGCCACTGGATGCGCACCGGCAAGGACCGGGTGCAGGTGGAAGTCACCAATTGCCCCGTCAACATCGGCGGCGCGCGTGTGGCCCCCGGCGACATTTTACGGGGCGACCCGGACGGCGTCATCGTCATCCCGCAGGCGCATGAAGACGCGGTGCTCGATGCCGCCGAGGAGATCCACGCCGCCGAGGAAAGCATCCGCGCCGCCTGCCGCACCGGCATGCGCCTCGATGAGGCGCGCAAGCAGTTCAAATATCACAGCCTTCAGACACGTCAGAAATAA
- a CDS encoding RraA family protein — protein MTAPDPHVARLRKLDACAVSDTLDKLGLAGCVTGLRSASPGRRIAGRVHTVKLKAGNAPADRPPVHLGAAAIDASGPDDVIVVEQRTGIDAGCWGGILSRGAQHKGVAGVICEGLARDVDEAREIGFPVFCRGYTARTARNRVYEDATDVPVTVGDFTVEPGFYVICDSSAAVFIAPADIARVLDAAEDIVRREGEMTRRLATGESASAVLGANYEYMLKGDD, from the coding sequence ATGACTGCACCAGACCCCCATGTCGCGCGCCTGCGCAAGCTGGATGCCTGCGCGGTGTCGGACACGCTGGACAAGCTGGGGCTTGCCGGTTGCGTGACCGGCCTGCGCTCGGCCTCGCCGGGCAGGCGGATCGCGGGGCGAGTGCATACGGTGAAGCTCAAGGCTGGCAACGCGCCTGCCGATCGCCCGCCGGTGCATCTGGGCGCGGCGGCGATCGATGCGAGCGGGCCGGACGATGTGATCGTGGTCGAGCAGCGCACGGGCATCGATGCGGGCTGCTGGGGCGGCATTCTGTCGCGCGGGGCGCAGCACAAGGGCGTCGCTGGCGTGATCTGCGAGGGACTGGCGCGGGATGTCGACGAGGCGCGCGAGATCGGCTTCCCGGTGTTCTGCCGGGGCTACACCGCCCGCACCGCGCGCAACCGGGTATACGAGGATGCGACCGATGTACCCGTGACGGTGGGGGATTTCACGGTCGAGCCCGGCTTCTACGTCATCTGCGATTCCAGCGCGGCCGTGTTCATCGCGCCGGCTGACATCGCCCGCGTGCTCGATGCCGCCGAGGATATCGTGCGCCGCGAAGGCGAGATGACGCGCAGGCTGGCCACCGGTGAGAGTGCCAGCGCCGTGCTCGGTGCGAATTACGAATATATGCTCAAGGGCGATGATTGA